The Henckelia pumila isolate YLH828 chromosome 2, ASM3356847v2, whole genome shotgun sequence genome includes a window with the following:
- the LOC140884306 gene encoding probable BOI-related E3 ubiquitin-protein ligase 3 → MAIQAQLVSDQSFGFPLGALHHHHDSAMETGGGSSFIHHSSSFLIPQHNQLMHFQNPNPVKDHHEQSVLFSQFLSSQIDNQRMEIDRFIALQNERLRQGLQEQRKRQISTMMKKYESKIQSLLKHKDQEIFKARNRRMELENILQRMEIENQTWQTAAKEKEAMAASLNSKIQRLKETACLSMNAAEDAESSCFRSEDQNELEQNTRKMICRCCASRKACVIILPCRHLCSCKDCDPFLDSCPVCKTVKKATLEAFTL, encoded by the exons ATGGCCATTCAAGCACAGCTGGTTTCGGATCAGAGTTTCGGGTTTCCTTTGGGGgctcttcatcatcatcatgattCCGCCATGGAAACTGGCGGTGGATCATCATTCATTCATCACTCCTCCTCCTTTTTAATCCCTCAACACAACCAATTGATGCACTTTCAGAATCCCAATCCCGTGAAAGATCATCATGAGCAATCTGTTTTGTTTTCTCAGTTTCTTTCTTCCCAGATTGACAACCAGAGAATGGAAATCGATCGATTCATCGCTTTACAG AACGAGAGATTGAGGCAGGGTCTGCAAGAGCAAAGAAAGAGGCAAATATCGACAATGATGAAGAAATACGAATCAAAGATCCAATCTTTACTGAAACACAAGGACCAAGAGATCTTCAAGGCAAGAAACAGAAGAATGGAGCTGGAAAACATCCTGCAAAGAATGGAGATAGAAAACCAGACATGGCAAACGGCAGCCAAGGAGAAGGAAGCCATGGCCGCTTCATTGAACAGCAAAATCCAACGACTGAAAGAGACTGCGTGCCTATCGATGAATGCAGCGGAAGACGCAGAGTCGTCGTGCTTCCGAAGCGAAGATCAAAATGAGCTGGAACAAAACACGAGGAAGATGATCTGCAGATGCTGCGCCTCTCGAAAAGCGTGTGTCATCATTTTGCCTTGCAGGCATCTCTGTTCATGCAAAGATTGTGACCCATTTCTTGATTCCTGCCCCGTCTGTAAAACTGTGAAAAAAGCCACCTTAGAGGCCTTCACTCTATga
- the LOC140880528 gene encoding CDP-diacylglycerol--inositol 3-phosphatidyltransferase 1: MSDKMSPPSTLTVYLYVPNIIGYIRILMNCFGFAICFKDKTLFSILYFVSFVCDALDGWFARKLNQVSTFGAVLDMVTDRISTACLLVILSQVYRPGFIFLSLLALDIASHWLQMYSTFLVGKISHKDVKDSSNWLFKLYYGNRKFMCYCCVSCEVLYILLFLLAKENEGLIDVLVNAARQNWFYLSSLTLVIVGWLIKQIVNVIQMKTAADACIVYDINKKQ, translated from the exons ATGTCAGACAAAATGAGCCCACCCAGCACCTTGACGGTTTACCTTTATGTTCCAAACATCATCG GGTACATTAGAATATTAATGAATTGCTTTGGTTTTGCGATATGCTTCAAGGACAAAACTCTATTCTCTATTCTGTATTTTGTCAG cttTGTTTGCGATGCTTTGGATGGCTGGTTTGCTCGCAAACTGAATCAAG TTTCAACTTTTGGAGCAGTTCTGGACATGGTCACTGACAG GATAAGCACAGCTTGTCTCCTGGTGATTTTATCGCAAGTTTATag GCCTGGATTTATTTTCTTGTCTCTGCTTGCTCTGGATATAGCCAGCCATTGGTTGCAAATGTATAG TACCTTCTTGGTGGGAAAAATTAGCCATAAGGATGTCAAAGATAGCAGCAATTGGCTGTTCAAACTTTACTATGGGAACCGTAAATTTATGTGTTACTGTTGTGTCTCTTGTGAG GTTCTTtatattcttttatttcttcTAGCTAAGGAGAACGAGGGTCTCATTGAT GTTCTAGTGAATGCTGCGAGACAAAATTGGTTCTATTTGTCATCACTTACTTTGGTTATTGTTGGATGGTTAATCAAGCAGATAGTTAATGTTATACAG ATGAAGACTGCGGCTGATGCTTGCATAGTCTATGACATTAATAAGAAGCAGTAG